The following is a genomic window from Chiloscyllium punctatum isolate Juve2018m chromosome 32, sChiPun1.3, whole genome shotgun sequence.
agttgtaccagaggattggaaggaggcgaatgttgttcctcttttcaagaagggtaataggaaaTCCCTGTCacttacagaccagtcagtcttacgttgtGGTCAGTGtcattaaaggcagtcagcatggctttgtgaggagcatgTCATGCgtcaaatcttattgagttatttgaggaggtgacaagacaggtcagcgaaggtggagcagtggatgtggtgtgtatggacttcagcaaggcatttgataaggttccccatggtaggctcattcataaactcaggaagtatgggatacagggagatttggctatctggattcagaattggctggctgacagaaggcagagagtggttgtagatggaaaatattctgcctggaggtcactGTTGAATGGGGTCCCGCAAAGCTCAGTTCTTGGGGCTCTGCTCTTTTgtatataaatgagttggatgaggaggttatggggtgggttagtaaattttcagatgacacaaaggttggaggtgtcttcGATAGTATAGGCGGCAACTGCAGGCTgtagcgcgacatagacaggaggcagagctgggctgaaaaacggcagatggagttcaacctggataaatgcgaagtgatgcattttagaaagtcgaaagacaggattcttggcagtgtggaggaacagagggatctgggtatgcaAGTACAtaggatagggttgttaagaaagcatatggtgttttggctttcattaacagggggattgagtttaagagccgcaaggttttgctacagctctctggtgagaccacacttggaatattgtgtccagttctggttgccctactgtaggaaagataaaggctttggagagggtgcaacgaaggtttacaaggatgctgcctggactggagggcttgccttatgaagaaaggttgaataagctcaggcttttctctctggagagaaggaggaagagaggagacctgatcgaagtatgcaagataatgagtggaatagatggTCAATGGCCAGAGATTTTTCTCCAGGCCAGGATTGATTGGTACAAGGAGTtgtagtttgaagatattaggaggaaggtataaaggagacgtcagagagttgtaaatgcatggaatgcgttgcctgttgtgatggtggaagcagagtcattagggacatttaagcgactgctggacatgcacatggatagcaaagagttgaggggtgcatgggttaagttattatatttaacattaggattaaacctcggcacaacatcgtgagccaaagggcctgttttgtgctgtacttttctatgtcaATCTAAGATTAGACTTTGTGTAAtttcttttctaaaatgcagaagGAAAAATGGCAAAAAGCCTAAGAAGTAAGTGGAAGCGGAAGATGCGGGCAGAAAGGAGGAAAAGAAATGCACCAAAGGAGCTTGCTCGACTGAAACGTGTACTAGGAGTGGATGGCACTGGTGACATCACTATGAATGATGTTAAAGAAATTGCAACTGTGGTACCATGTGAGAAACTGAAACAGAACCCAGCTGCAAATGAGGATGGTAATTTATTTTCTAAATTTTGGGAAACTATTGAGCAATGTTCCATATAAAGTGCACCCATGCTCAAAGAAAAGGTACATCAAGAAAGGCTTATTGTCAGTACCCACGCTTCTTTAAAGGCCAGCAAATTCTAAAAGGCAAGAAAATCTGAAGTAGAAGTTTGAGACTAAATAAGATAATGACTTACAGTAAGAGAATGTAATGTCCCTTAACTTTGTCTGGAGGAATATGAGGAAGAAATTATATTATAAATTTAGAAGTGAGAATTGTGATGTAACTTTGTTTCCTTCTATAAATTTGTCAGAAGCCATGTTTAATCTTTTATATAGAACTCCAGTAGCTATTATTGACTGTACGTGTCATGGTGACATTGCAACCAAATTTAGAGCAGCTTCTGTCCATGGCCACAGACTGCTTAAAGGGTTCAATCCCATCCTACCTAAGGATCCTGAATTATAATGTTCACAACATTGTCCTGCCTGACTTGAGGTAACGGTACATAATATGGATTAATTCTGGATCCTATCTAATTTGTCTACAGCAGATAATTGTTTATTCCATAAGCACTTAATTAATTGGCAGAGGTGCATTAATTATAGTCATAGATTTATatagcagacccttcagtccaactcatttgtgcaaaccagacatcccaatctgacctagtcacATCTGTTAGCAtttggtccctatccctctaaatccttcctatttgacaatccattcagatgcctttaaaatgttgtaattgtacctgcctccaccacttcctccagcagctcattccatacacacataaccctctgtgtgaaagttaCCCCTCTGGACGTTTTTATgttccccttctcaccttaaacctgtgccctctagttttgattCCCACAGTAGGaaaaagaccatggctattcaccctatctaagtccctcatgattttataaacctctataaggtcacccctccacctccgaTGCTCCTTGGGGGATAAAaacccccagcctattcagcctttcccttgaactcaaaacctccagtcccagcaacattcttgtaaatcttttctgcaccatctcaagtttaacaacatccttcctgtagaagggtgatcagaattgtactcagtattccaaaaatggcctcaccaatgtcctgtgcagctgcagtataacatcccaactcctattctcaaatgTTCTGGCCAATAAAAGCATGCgtgccaaacaccaccttcaccatgctgtctccctgcaactccacttttaaggagctatgcaccccaggtctctttgttcagcaacacaccccagggttccaccattaactgtataagttctgTTCTGGTTTGccttggaatttaatttggaaagATGTGAGGTATTGCGTTTTCGGCCAgttattggcccatctgatcaaggtcccgttttactctgagaTAATAGTCTTCACTATCCACTGCGCCACCtgttttggggtcatctgcaaacttaacaaaCTATGCTTCCCatattccaaatcatttatataaatgatgaaaagcagtggacccagcttCGATCCTTTGGGCACACCCCCTggtcacagcctccagtctgaaaagcaacatgTTATTaccgccctctgtctcctacttccAAACTAATTCTGTATCAAATTGGCGAGGTCCCCCTGGATACCCTAGGTCAAAAAGTGTggggttggaaaagcacagcaggttaggtagcatccgaggagcaggagaatcgatgatcgggcttaagcccttcatcaggaatgtggttggGGGCTGAGAGAAATGTGGGGATGGAgggaaagtagctgggaaggtgatcgGTAGGTCCCATGtcatctaaccttactaactagttTACAATGTAGAACCTTAGCAAGCACTTTGGTGAATTCAATACAGgcaacatctaccattctgccttcatcaatcttctttgtcacctcttcaaaaaactcaattgagTTAGTGAGAT
Proteins encoded in this region:
- the llph gene encoding protein LLP homolog — translated: MAKSLRSKWKRKMRAERRKRNAPKELARLKRVLGVDGTGDITMNDVKEIATVVPCEKLKQNPAANEDGDASPMDTDNKRRKKTLLNEHGQYPIWMHPRQRKKIKSQLKKKRKSKQPKGLV